In Paenibacillus hexagrammi, the following are encoded in one genomic region:
- the holB gene encoding DNA polymerase III subunit delta' codes for MSFQEIPGQAAAKRQLQSGLRQDKLSHAYIFSGPVGTGRSAMATALAKAIYCSNVTDDGCGECLECRKVEHGNHPDLHIVEPEGASIKIEQIRELQKEFAYRATASGTKIYILHHADKMTVQAANSLLKFLEEPTSRVVAILITENGNALLPTIQSRAQWISFTPMPRGDMIEALLLEGYAAALVHPAAHMTAGMQAARELLASNWFAEMRSVVLQLAKETLTRFPSSMITVQKMMKTELADHISTLFDMLILWFKDMVQLRLERRDKLVYHDQLDWMGSLAFSRDTSDWVWMMEQAVDLQKRLRFNANSQLVIEKMLVEMQGV; via the coding sequence ATGTCCTTTCAAGAAATTCCTGGACAAGCGGCAGCCAAACGGCAGCTGCAAAGCGGATTGAGGCAGGACAAGCTGTCTCATGCTTATATTTTCAGCGGTCCTGTAGGGACAGGGCGATCCGCAATGGCTACGGCTTTGGCGAAGGCCATTTATTGCAGTAATGTAACCGATGACGGATGCGGGGAATGCTTGGAATGCCGTAAGGTAGAGCATGGTAATCATCCCGATCTGCACATTGTCGAGCCTGAAGGGGCTTCTATTAAAATCGAACAAATCCGTGAGTTGCAAAAGGAATTTGCATACCGGGCTACAGCCTCCGGCACGAAAATATACATCTTGCATCACGCAGATAAAATGACGGTGCAGGCTGCAAACAGTCTGTTAAAATTTTTAGAAGAACCGACTTCCCGCGTAGTGGCGATTCTGATAACGGAAAATGGGAATGCTTTGCTCCCGACCATTCAGTCTCGCGCTCAGTGGATTTCGTTCACACCGATGCCGCGCGGGGATATGATTGAAGCGCTTCTATTAGAGGGTTATGCTGCTGCATTAGTTCATCCGGCTGCTCATATGACGGCTGGGATGCAGGCTGCGCGGGAGCTGCTCGCCTCGAATTGGTTTGCAGAAATGAGAAGCGTAGTGTTACAATTAGCGAAGGAGACGCTGACGCGGTTTCCTTCCTCGATGATTACCGTACAAAAGATGATGAAGACAGAGCTGGCGGATCATATATCAACGCTCTTTGATATGTTGATTCTCTGGTTTAAAGATATGGTGCAGTTGCGCCTTGAGCGCAGAGACAAGCTAGTGTATCACGACCAGTTGGACTGGATGGGCTCCCTCGCATTCAGTCGGGACACTTCTGATTGGGTTTGGATGATGGAGCAGGCGGTTGATCTTCAAAAACGCTTGCGGTTTAACGCCAATTCGCAGCTGGTGATAGAAAAAATGCTGGTGGAGATGCAGGGGGTGTAG
- a CDS encoding YaaR family protein produces the protein MKINPGWQPIGKNVKVSDNVPSPMTAPRNFSDIMHQHDEKVSQEQLTQMMQQISLQGDRLARSMTVRELRQYKLMVKKFLEETARRGVSLRDTKGWDRRGRSKRYKLLEEIDVHLLALADELLENEQGRIDILHRIGEIRGMLINLLF, from the coding sequence ATGAAAATTAATCCGGGGTGGCAGCCCATCGGCAAGAACGTGAAAGTCAGCGACAATGTCCCGTCACCTATGACGGCGCCCCGGAATTTCTCGGATATCATGCATCAGCACGACGAGAAAGTTTCACAGGAGCAATTGACGCAAATGATGCAGCAGATTTCGCTGCAGGGAGATCGTCTGGCCCGCTCGATGACCGTTCGGGAGCTTCGGCAGTACAAGTTGATGGTCAAGAAATTTCTAGAGGAAACGGCCAGACGGGGTGTCAGCTTAAGAGATACTAAGGGCTGGGACCGCAGAGGAAGATCGAAGAGGTATAAGCTGCTGGAAGAGATCGATGTGCATTTGCTTGCCTTGGCGGACGAGCTGCTGGAAAACGAGCAGGGACGCATTGATATCTTGCACAGAATCGGAGAGATCCGAGGCATGCTGATTAACCTTTTATTTTAG
- a CDS encoding cyclic-di-AMP receptor produces MKLVVAVVQDKDSNRLSNALIKEGFRATKLASTGGFLRAGNTTFMIGTEDERVQEALQVIRANCKIREQLVTPVSPMGGTTDSYIPFPVEVQVGGAAVFVLPVERFEHF; encoded by the coding sequence ATGAAGTTAGTCGTTGCCGTTGTTCAAGACAAAGATAGTAACCGTCTCTCTAATGCGCTGATCAAAGAAGGATTTCGCGCGACCAAGCTTGCGAGTACTGGTGGCTTTTTGCGTGCCGGCAATACAACCTTTATGATAGGCACGGAAGACGAGAGGGTACAAGAGGCGCTTCAGGTTATTCGTGCTAATTGTAAAATACGGGAGCAGCTTGTCACACCGGTGTCACCAATGGGTGGAACGACTGATTCGTATATTCCATTTCCAGTGGAAGTACAGGTGGGTGGAGCCGCTGTATTCGTACTGCCAGTCGAAAGATTTGAGCATTTCTAA
- the tmk gene encoding dTMP kinase, with protein MKGIFITFEGPDGAGKTTQLQKLAQEITALGYDVVVTREPGGTSISDRIRSIILSPENKEMTDQAEVLLYAASRAQHVHELILPAIEAGKVVLCDRFIDASVAYQAYGLGVDREMVTSINRYASSGLQAERTYLLDVPVEVSQHRLRQRAAGTQTELQLDRIEQKGFEYHSRVRDGFHQIAAEEPQRVKVIDANRTEAEIAEDILIDCKRLLEVHLSG; from the coding sequence GTGAAGGGAATATTCATTACGTTTGAAGGCCCGGACGGCGCCGGCAAAACGACCCAACTGCAGAAGTTGGCACAAGAAATCACAGCTCTTGGCTATGATGTCGTTGTAACCAGAGAGCCAGGTGGTACATCCATCAGTGACCGCATAAGAAGTATCATATTATCTCCTGAGAATAAGGAAATGACCGATCAGGCTGAAGTTCTTCTTTATGCGGCATCCAGAGCTCAGCATGTGCATGAGTTGATTTTACCAGCAATAGAGGCAGGGAAAGTAGTTCTATGCGACCGCTTTATTGATGCAAGTGTTGCTTATCAGGCTTACGGATTAGGCGTGGATCGGGAGATGGTTACATCCATTAACCGCTATGCAAGCTCCGGGCTGCAGGCAGAGAGGACATATTTGTTGGATGTGCCTGTAGAGGTTAGTCAGCATAGGCTGCGTCAACGAGCGGCAGGAACACAAACAGAGCTTCAGCTGGACCGTATCGAGCAGAAAGGCTTTGAATATCATAGCAGAGTTAGGGATGGATTTCATCAAATTGCTGCAGAGGAGCCCCAGAGGGTAAAAGTCATCGATGCGAATCGAACAGAAGCTGAGATTGCCGAGGATATTTTGATCGACTGTAAACGGTTGCTTGAGGTACATCTTTCCGGCTAA
- a CDS encoding aminotransferase class I/II-fold pyridoxal phosphate-dependent enzyme — MTTISKQDRDRAPLYDAMADHQRGRHANFHVPGHKSGRGLLREASGLFSSIMSIDYTEISGLDDLHQAEGVILEAERLAADCFGAEETYFLVGGSTVGNLAMISALCAPGDILLVQRNVHKSVLNGFMLAGAKAVFLPPSWDPHLGVPTGININSVKEAIKRYPEAKGLFLTNPNYYGMGLDLEPITDFMHAQGKPVLVDEAHGAHYGFHEDLPKSAISMGADIVVQSTHKMLTAMTMGAMLHIQGKLINREAVKQRLTMLQSSSPSYPIMASLDLARKLMHTQGEEWVRKGLQVVNYLRKLLDQKAEFEYSFNSYPLVSGPGYTTVDPFKITIRERTGTLSGPQLRDALESRGCYVEMADARNVLLVLTPASTEDDVTRLYEALCNICLEELVEKKELQPPITNIYNLPSLTHISQPVKFDMRNLQNEGISYSLATSSVDVQQAIGKCSAEMVIPYPPGVPLLYPGERITEAAAEMLEQFRALGIKFQGTAYGQTRKLKIYT, encoded by the coding sequence ATGACTACTATTTCGAAGCAGGATCGAGATCGCGCACCTTTATATGACGCAATGGCCGATCATCAGCGAGGAAGACATGCGAATTTTCATGTACCAGGACATAAGTCGGGCAGAGGATTGCTGCGAGAAGCGAGTGGATTGTTTTCATCAATCATGTCAATTGATTATACAGAAATATCCGGACTAGACGATCTCCATCAAGCAGAAGGGGTGATCTTGGAAGCCGAAAGGCTTGCAGCGGATTGCTTTGGTGCGGAGGAGACCTACTTTCTGGTAGGGGGCAGTACGGTTGGAAATTTAGCGATGATATCTGCATTGTGCGCTCCGGGAGATATTTTGCTTGTACAAAGGAATGTGCACAAATCGGTTTTGAATGGATTCATGCTAGCTGGTGCTAAAGCGGTATTCCTGCCTCCCAGTTGGGATCCTCATCTTGGAGTACCTACGGGGATTAACATAAATAGCGTTAAGGAGGCCATAAAGCGCTACCCGGAGGCTAAGGGATTGTTTCTAACGAATCCAAACTATTACGGAATGGGATTGGATCTTGAACCAATCACAGATTTTATGCATGCACAAGGTAAACCGGTACTAGTGGACGAGGCACATGGAGCTCATTACGGCTTTCATGAGGATCTCCCCAAATCAGCAATCTCCATGGGAGCCGACATTGTCGTTCAGTCGACCCATAAAATGCTGACCGCCATGACCATGGGAGCCATGCTTCACATACAGGGGAAGCTTATCAATCGGGAGGCTGTAAAACAGCGCTTAACTATGCTTCAAAGCTCTAGCCCATCCTACCCCATAATGGCTTCGTTGGATTTGGCAAGGAAGCTCATGCATACACAGGGGGAAGAATGGGTACGAAAGGGATTACAAGTAGTTAATTATTTGAGAAAGCTGCTGGATCAGAAAGCTGAATTCGAGTATTCTTTCAATAGCTACCCTCTAGTATCAGGACCTGGATACACAACGGTAGATCCTTTTAAAATCACGATTCGTGAACGGACGGGAACGTTATCTGGTCCTCAGCTGAGAGATGCACTGGAGTCCCGCGGCTGTTATGTCGAAATGGCAGATGCTCGAAATGTTCTGCTAGTTCTCACTCCAGCATCAACGGAAGATGACGTAACTAGATTATATGAGGCGTTATGTAACATTTGTTTGGAGGAACTGGTGGAAAAGAAGGAACTTCAACCGCCTATCACGAATATATATAACTTACCTTCTCTTACTCACATTTCGCAGCCTGTCAAATTTGATATGCGAAATTTGCAGAATGAAGGGATCTCGTACAGCTTAGCAACAAGCTCGGTCGACGTTCAGCAAGCTATAGGAAAATGTTCCGCTGAGATGGTGATCCCTTATCCGCCGGGAGTACCTCTCCTGTATCCGGGAGAAAGGATCACAGAAGCAGCAGCCGAGATGCTGGAGCAATTCAGAGCGCTTGGCATCAAGTTTCAAGGGACAGCATATGGACAGACCCGCAAGCTTAAGATATACACATAG
- a CDS encoding sigma factor G inhibitor Gin: MEENRIGVCMICEQQRSGGIHIVSVFICDQCSSEIVRTDVEDRRYPFFVKQMRKVFHTGKSGTSTYM; this comes from the coding sequence ATGGAGGAGAACCGAATTGGTGTTTGTATGATTTGTGAGCAGCAGCGCAGCGGAGGTATTCATATTGTTTCTGTGTTTATTTGTGACCAGTGCAGCAGCGAGATTGTTCGAACGGATGTGGAGGACAGAAGATACCCATTTTTCGTAAAACAGATGAGGAAAGTCTTTCATACCGGGAAATCTGGAACCAGCACTTATATGTAG